From the Hymenobacter yonginensis genome, one window contains:
- a CDS encoding head GIN domain-containing protein, protein MHTASLFRSAAVAALFSVAAVAAAQAQQLRKVGSFDKLRASGACDVVLVQGAGTEVKVQAEADVEKYIVTEVQNGTLQIYRDRNAPSQLFNNKKVTVYVTCPRLTGIETSGASDIKSTSTFTADNFTIRASGASDVTLRLDTKALTVHASGASDIKLAGRAERQQVQVSGSSDYRANELQSRTADVQASGASDAYVFVEESLTSRASGASDVRNKGKARVTR, encoded by the coding sequence ATGCATACCGCTTCCCTCTTCCGTTCTGCGGCCGTAGCCGCTCTTTTCAGTGTGGCGGCCGTGGCTGCTGCCCAGGCCCAGCAGCTGCGCAAAGTGGGCTCGTTCGACAAGCTGCGGGCCAGCGGCGCCTGCGACGTGGTGCTGGTGCAGGGCGCAGGCACCGAAGTGAAGGTGCAGGCCGAAGCCGACGTGGAAAAATACATCGTGACCGAAGTGCAGAATGGCACGCTGCAGATCTACCGCGACCGGAATGCGCCCAGCCAGCTGTTCAACAACAAGAAAGTGACGGTGTACGTGACCTGCCCGCGCCTGACCGGCATCGAAACCAGCGGCGCCTCCGACATCAAGAGCACCTCCACGTTCACGGCCGACAACTTCACCATCCGGGCCAGCGGCGCCTCCGACGTGACGCTGCGCCTCGACACCAAGGCCCTGACCGTACACGCCTCCGGCGCTTCCGACATCAAGCTGGCCGGCCGCGCCGAGCGCCAGCAGGTGCAGGTGAGCGGCAGCAGCGACTACCGCGCCAACGAGCTGCAAAGCCGCACCGCCGACGTGCAGGCCTCCGGCGCCTCCGATGCCTACGTTTTCGTGGAGGAAAGCCTGACTTCCCGCGCCTCCGGCGCTAGCGACGTGCGCAACAAAGGCAAAGCCCGCGTGACCCGCTAA
- a CDS encoding T-complex 10 C-terminal domain-containing protein: MHKTLLFVSAAATLLAASCTQDKPAAVDAATTPSADTAVVVDNAVDTTTYRTDADRLANRIAEDLKLTDTVVVTRIEKTYYTRGRRLGEIETSYATDTTGRYAAIRQVNDDTDREVKTIVTDPNQYNTYSSNRGTYYAGTPYTVTETRVVEEERSAPSRRSGPSIVKYDKKKNGETKIVYSNGTTVKIDKDGDRKTEYSNGTKVKRDADDGKVKVKD, translated from the coding sequence ATGCACAAGACCCTGCTTTTTGTCTCGGCTGCTGCCACGCTGCTGGCCGCCTCCTGCACCCAAGACAAGCCCGCGGCCGTTGACGCGGCCACCACGCCCTCGGCCGATACGGCCGTAGTTGTCGATAATGCTGTCGACACCACCACCTACCGCACCGACGCCGACCGCCTCGCCAACCGCATTGCCGAAGACCTGAAGCTGACGGATACGGTAGTCGTGACGCGCATCGAGAAAACCTACTACACGCGTGGCCGCCGCCTCGGCGAGATTGAAACCAGCTACGCCACCGATACCACTGGCCGCTACGCCGCCATCCGCCAAGTGAACGACGACACCGACCGGGAAGTGAAAACCATCGTTACGGACCCCAACCAGTACAACACGTACTCGTCGAACCGCGGCACCTACTACGCCGGTACGCCCTACACCGTAACGGAAACCCGCGTGGTGGAAGAAGAGCGTAGCGCCCCCTCCCGCCGCTCGGGCCCCAGCATCGTGAAATACGATAAGAAGAAAAACGGCGAAACCAAAATCGTGTATTCCAACGGCACCACGGTGAAAATCGACAAGGATGGCGACCGGAAAACCGAGTACTCCAACGGCACCAAAGTGAAGCGCGACGCCGACGACGGCAAGGTGAAAGTGAAAGACTAG
- a CDS encoding peroxiredoxin family protein, producing the protein MKLRFLLLLFCFASCSQQDDFATAFAKCKANNKLATLNDSDANLLAQGAVYDCIKGANGPAITATSIDNTVINTTANNDQAVALYYWSIPLPNAPEHHSESVYRNIEAINILSEKYKGRVKFVGFSPNNSNSVKAFILQHPFNFPQVANADSLWAPLFSEPVGGPPIGGPFILFINTDGKVTYAFSGTYTNAATTIERYKPVLEACLTNSVYSD; encoded by the coding sequence ATGAAGCTTCGATTTTTACTGCTCCTGTTTTGCTTTGCTTCATGCTCGCAGCAGGATGATTTCGCCACAGCTTTTGCGAAATGCAAGGCAAACAACAAATTAGCTACCCTTAATGATTCGGACGCTAATTTACTGGCACAAGGCGCGGTGTATGATTGTATAAAAGGAGCAAATGGCCCTGCTATCACTGCCACTTCTATTGACAATACAGTCATAAATACTACAGCTAATAATGACCAAGCAGTAGCTCTGTATTATTGGTCAATTCCGCTACCCAACGCTCCAGAACACCATTCTGAATCAGTTTATAGGAATATAGAGGCCATAAATATTCTATCTGAGAAGTATAAAGGCCGCGTTAAATTCGTTGGATTTTCGCCTAACAACTCCAACTCGGTGAAAGCCTTTATCCTTCAACATCCTTTCAATTTTCCACAAGTGGCAAACGCAGATTCTTTATGGGCCCCACTATTTAGCGAGCCAGTTGGCGGCCCACCCATTGGTGGACCTTTTATTCTATTTATAAATACGGATGGCAAAGTCACCTATGCATTTTCAGGAACCTACACTAATGCAGCAACAACGATAGAGAGATACAAGCCGGTGTTAGAGGCCTGTTTAACCAATAGCGTTTATAGTGACTGA
- a CDS encoding cold-shock protein, whose protein sequence is MGKSQATFGKKENEKKRLKKRNEKAEKKEERQANAKKGQGLDEMLAYVDENGNITSTPPDPTKKKKEIKVEDIRIGAMRQEDMEEEDPIRKGQVTFFNDSKGYGFIKDSVTQQSIFVHANGLSSGTTIKENDKVSFEVEMGPKGPSAFNVKLGGE, encoded by the coding sequence ATGGGCAAATCGCAGGCAACCTTCGGCAAGAAGGAAAATGAGAAGAAGCGGCTGAAGAAGCGCAACGAGAAAGCAGAGAAGAAAGAAGAGCGCCAGGCCAACGCCAAGAAGGGCCAGGGCCTGGATGAAATGCTCGCCTACGTAGACGAGAACGGCAACATCACGTCGACGCCGCCGGATCCGACCAAGAAGAAAAAGGAAATCAAGGTAGAGGATATCCGCATTGGTGCCATGCGCCAGGAGGATATGGAAGAAGAAGATCCGATCCGCAAGGGCCAGGTTACGTTCTTCAACGACTCCAAGGGCTACGGCTTCATCAAGGACTCTGTAACACAGCAGAGCATCTTCGTGCACGCCAACGGCCTGTCGAGCGGTACCACCATCAAGGAAAACGATAAAGTAAGCTTCGAGGTGGAAATGGGTCCCAAAGGCCCAAGCGCCTTCAACGTGAAGCTGGGCGGCGAATAA
- a CDS encoding LytR/AlgR family response regulator transcription factor produces the protein MTNTPAPVRCLIVDDEPLAHQVLTQFIGQTPGLTLTGKCRNAMEAYEHLAQHPVDLLFLDIEMPLVTGLSFLKSLTHPPKTVLTTAYREYAYEGYELDVLDYLLKPFSYERFMKAVARLPATQPVPPADTTEEKYLLVKERQGLLKVPHRDIVYVEGCKDYVKITTATKSYLLHHTMKEMVEVLGPAFVRVHRSFIVAAAHIRMLQPDNVLLLDNTLLPIGNSHRADLLAFFKK, from the coding sequence ATGACAAATACTCCCGCTCCTGTTCGCTGCCTGATTGTGGATGATGAGCCGCTGGCCCATCAGGTGCTTACCCAGTTCATTGGCCAGACGCCGGGGCTCACGCTCACGGGCAAGTGCCGCAACGCCATGGAAGCCTACGAGCACCTGGCCCAGCACCCCGTGGACCTGCTGTTTCTGGATATTGAAATGCCGCTCGTGACGGGCCTGAGCTTCCTTAAAAGCCTCACCCACCCGCCCAAAACCGTGCTGACCACCGCCTACCGCGAGTATGCCTACGAGGGCTACGAGCTGGACGTGCTCGACTACCTGCTCAAGCCTTTCAGCTACGAGCGGTTCATGAAGGCTGTGGCCCGCCTGCCCGCCACCCAGCCCGTGCCGCCCGCCGACACCACCGAGGAAAAGTACCTGCTGGTGAAAGAGCGCCAGGGCCTGCTGAAAGTCCCGCACCGCGACATTGTGTACGTGGAGGGTTGCAAGGACTACGTGAAAATCACGACGGCCACCAAAAGCTACCTGCTGCACCACACCATGAAGGAAATGGTGGAGGTGCTGGGCCCGGCCTTCGTGCGGGTGCACCGCTCCTTCATCGTGGCCGCCGCCCACATCCGCATGCTCCAGCCCGACAACGTGCTGCTGCTCGACAACACGCTGCTGCCCATCGGCAACTCGCACCGGGCCGATTTGCTGGCATTTTTCAAAAAATAG
- a CDS encoding TPM domain-containing protein translates to MFLRYVLLWMMLALGASRQVAAQASYLTRIPDPKTLGQTYVSDPDRLLQPATVRDLNELLRALDQSRRAHIDVALTRSIGEEVPKTAATALFNRWQIGDRELRNGLLLLIVEDQRRVEIETGYGLEADLPDILCFRVQQRYMVPYLRQGQYDAAVRQGVAALIRQLTTGRLEPADSLATASTDDALALTDDPAAPETAIYASSEPGYPTAWSTGEAIGVGLGLVFLLVTGGLLLFNLKPTAGFRWGLGLAVAALVGLWFCTLLLDLAVPAGVLVALCYAVPLLGAHVYLWQVQQRMAAMAGQSRHARYVFLSEALHGLGMLRYVFPLGLVWMWPRQQRHLAALRDEPYACPSCAHPMHRLDETQDDATLQPGQVAEERVASVDYDAWQCPACQQQLLLPYANLATDAKACIMCRYHTAQPQPDEVMEEATTSHGGWGWHVWHCAFCQHTQRTKYTTARLSSSGSSSGSSGSSSGGSWSSSSGGSSGGGGAGSSW, encoded by the coding sequence ATGTTTCTGCGTTACGTGCTTTTGTGGATGATGCTGGCGTTGGGCGCGAGCCGGCAGGTGGCGGCGCAGGCGTCCTACCTCACCCGCATCCCCGACCCCAAAACGCTGGGCCAGACCTACGTCAGTGACCCCGACCGCCTGCTGCAGCCCGCCACCGTGCGCGACCTGAACGAGCTGCTACGGGCCCTCGACCAAAGCCGCCGCGCCCACATCGACGTGGCGCTGACCCGCAGCATTGGCGAGGAAGTGCCCAAGACGGCCGCCACGGCCCTGTTCAACCGCTGGCAGATTGGGGACCGGGAGCTGCGCAACGGCTTATTGCTGCTGATAGTGGAAGATCAGCGCCGGGTGGAAATCGAAACCGGCTACGGCCTCGAAGCCGACCTGCCCGACATTCTGTGCTTCCGCGTGCAGCAGCGCTACATGGTGCCCTACCTGCGCCAGGGCCAGTACGATGCCGCCGTGCGCCAGGGCGTGGCCGCCCTGATCCGGCAGCTCACCACCGGCCGCCTGGAGCCCGCCGACTCGCTGGCCACCGCCTCTACGGACGATGCCCTGGCCCTGACCGACGACCCGGCCGCCCCCGAAACTGCCATTTACGCCAGCTCCGAGCCTGGCTACCCCACCGCCTGGAGCACGGGCGAGGCCATCGGCGTGGGGCTGGGGCTGGTGTTTCTGCTGGTGACGGGCGGGCTGCTGCTGTTCAACCTCAAGCCCACAGCCGGCTTCCGCTGGGGGCTGGGGCTGGCCGTGGCGGCGTTGGTAGGGCTGTGGTTTTGCACCTTGCTGCTGGACCTGGCGGTGCCGGCCGGCGTATTGGTGGCGTTGTGCTACGCGGTGCCGCTGCTGGGCGCGCACGTCTACCTGTGGCAGGTGCAGCAGCGTATGGCGGCCATGGCCGGCCAGAGCCGCCACGCCCGCTACGTATTTCTCAGCGAAGCCCTGCACGGCCTGGGGATGCTGCGCTACGTGTTTCCGCTGGGGCTGGTGTGGATGTGGCCCCGGCAGCAGCGCCACCTGGCCGCCCTCCGCGACGAGCCCTACGCCTGCCCCTCCTGCGCCCACCCCATGCACCGCCTCGACGAAACCCAGGACGACGCCACCCTGCAGCCCGGCCAGGTAGCCGAGGAGCGGGTAGCCTCCGTGGACTACGACGCCTGGCAGTGCCCGGCCTGCCAGCAGCAGCTGCTGCTGCCCTACGCCAACCTCGCCACCGACGCCAAGGCCTGCATCATGTGCCGCTACCACACCGCCCAGCCCCAGCCCGACGAGGTAATGGAAGAAGCCACTACGTCGCATGGCGGCTGGGGGTGGCACGTATGGCACTGCGCCTTCTGCCAGCACACCCAGCGCACCAAGTACACCACCGCGCGCCTGTCGTCGTCGGGTAGCTCGTCGGGGTCTTCGGGGTCGTCGTCGGGGGGCTCCTGGTCGAGCAGCAGCGGCGGTAGCTCGGGCGGCGGCGGGGCTGGCAGCAGTTGGTAG
- a CDS encoding pseudouridine synthase produces the protein MNHRHFVLHKPFGYLSQFRSEDAREARKKKFLGALHDFPEGTMSIGRLDEHSEGLLLLTTDGRVSERVRRKDVEKEYYAQVDGLITDEAVALLQQGVEISIPEGKYLTLPCAAFRLEQAPDLPPRTRKIRDERHGPTSWVSITVTEGKNRQVRKMTAAAGFPTLRLVRVRIGSIVLGGLPPGEVLEVDELKW, from the coding sequence ATGAACCACCGCCATTTCGTGTTGCACAAGCCGTTCGGCTACCTCAGTCAGTTCCGGAGCGAAGACGCCCGCGAGGCCCGCAAAAAGAAGTTTCTGGGGGCGCTGCACGACTTCCCCGAAGGCACCATGTCCATTGGCCGCCTCGACGAGCACAGCGAAGGCCTGCTGCTGCTCACCACCGACGGCCGCGTGAGCGAGCGGGTACGCCGCAAAGACGTGGAAAAGGAATACTACGCCCAGGTAGACGGCCTCATCACCGACGAAGCCGTGGCCTTGCTGCAGCAAGGCGTGGAAATCAGCATCCCCGAAGGCAAGTACCTGACGCTGCCCTGCGCCGCCTTCCGGCTGGAACAGGCCCCCGACCTGCCGCCCCGCACCCGCAAAATCCGCGACGAGCGGCACGGCCCTACTAGCTGGGTCAGCATCACCGTTACCGAGGGCAAAAACCGCCAAGTGCGCAAAATGACGGCCGCCGCCGGCTTTCCTACGCTGCGGCTGGTGCGGGTGCGCATCGGCAGCATCGTGCTGGGTGGCCTGCCGCCCGGCGAGGTGCTGGAGGTAGACGAGCTGAAGTGGTAA
- a CDS encoding porin family protein — protein MNPKLLLSALLLLAGSAHAQLGVRAGANTTTMAIKTPQQGQRASADAKAGYQVGVFYEHQMGTRFSVVPELQFSRQRTQLHLQESIFADPTYAAGYRLSQSYLQLPVLLRARFGSFYVEGGPQASLQLASREVGTEFYGTLAGNFYANIDREATDRYRRFDVGVCAGLGVQLPSGFGIGLRDTAGLLPLQRQDPRTPGYSGDLRSQSVQASISYQLRPRS, from the coding sequence ATGAATCCGAAACTGCTACTAAGCGCCCTGCTGCTGCTGGCCGGCAGCGCCCACGCCCAACTGGGTGTGCGCGCCGGCGCCAACACTACCACGATGGCCATTAAAACCCCACAGCAGGGCCAGCGGGCCAGCGCCGACGCGAAAGCCGGTTATCAGGTGGGCGTATTCTACGAGCACCAGATGGGTACGCGCTTCTCGGTGGTGCCGGAGCTGCAGTTCAGCCGCCAGCGCACCCAGCTGCACCTGCAGGAGAGCATCTTTGCTGATCCCACCTACGCCGCTGGCTACCGTCTCAGCCAGAGCTATCTGCAGCTGCCCGTGCTGCTGCGCGCCCGCTTCGGCAGCTTCTACGTGGAAGGCGGGCCCCAGGCCAGCCTGCAGCTGGCTTCGCGGGAAGTGGGCACCGAGTTCTACGGCACCCTGGCCGGAAACTTCTATGCCAACATCGACCGCGAAGCCACTGACCGGTACCGCCGGTTCGATGTAGGCGTGTGCGCCGGTCTGGGCGTGCAGCTACCGTCGGGATTTGGTATCGGGCTACGGGACACGGCCGGCCTGCTGCCGCTGCAGCGCCAGGACCCGCGCACGCCGGGCTACAGCGGCGACCTGCGTAGCCAGTCGGTGCAGGCATCCATCAGCTACCAGCTACGCCCGCGCTCCTGA
- a CDS encoding porin family protein encodes MHQKLTALSGLLLLAVSAHAQLGVRVGANTTTIATRTLQQSQQASADAKTGFQVGVFYEHKLGPRFSVVPELQFSRQRTQLHSVESWNGFAGVTTYSTDSRLSQSYLHLPVLLRARFGNFYLEGGPQASLQLASHEAGTTVITSSYNPSSSQQNFDRTATNNYRRFDVGLCAGLGMQLPAGFGIGLRGTSSLLPLNSKESSAPGFTINRRSQTVQASISYQLRSAGK; translated from the coding sequence ATGCATCAGAAACTAACAGCCCTAAGCGGCCTGCTGCTGCTGGCCGTCAGCGCCCACGCCCAACTAGGTGTGCGCGTCGGGGCCAACACTACCACTATTGCCACCAGAACCCTTCAACAAAGCCAGCAAGCCAGCGCCGACGCCAAAACCGGCTTTCAGGTGGGCGTATTCTACGAGCACAAGCTAGGCCCGCGCTTCTCGGTGGTGCCGGAGCTGCAGTTCAGCCGCCAGCGCACCCAGTTGCACTCGGTGGAGTCGTGGAATGGCTTTGCAGGCGTGACGACATACTCTACCGATTCGCGTCTCAGCCAAAGCTACCTGCACCTGCCCGTTCTGCTGCGCGCCCGTTTTGGCAACTTCTACCTGGAAGGCGGCCCTCAGGCCAGCCTGCAGCTGGCTTCCCACGAAGCCGGCACCACAGTAATAACCAGTTCCTACAATCCCAGCTCTTCCCAGCAGAATTTCGACCGCACCGCCACTAACAACTACCGCCGTTTCGATGTGGGCTTATGCGCCGGCCTAGGCATGCAGCTGCCAGCGGGTTTCGGCATTGGGCTACGAGGCACGTCCAGTCTACTGCCACTCAACTCCAAAGAGTCGTCGGCTCCCGGTTTCACCATCAACCGACGCAGCCAAACGGTACAAGCGTCCATCAGCTACCAGTTGCGGAGTGCTGGAAAATAG
- a CDS encoding SDR family oxidoreductase — MSDKPSLFPPQHQSEQPGLESKMTPQPEYIREGYQGANKLRDKVALITGGDSGIGRAVAVHFAREGAHVAIVYTPREQEDAEEVLRLVEAEGRRCVLLPGDLKQPAFCAEVVRRTVQELGGLNILVNNAAEQNWHDSLTEIKDEELDSIFELNIKSFFRITRAALEHLKEGDSIINTSSVNAFAGNEQLIDYTSTKGAITSFTRALALQLASKGIRVNSVAPGPIWTPFIPSSAGALKVAVFGRDTPMGRAGQPSEVAPAYVFLASEDGSYFSGQTLHPNGGRVVNA, encoded by the coding sequence ATGTCCGATAAACCATCCCTTTTTCCGCCCCAGCACCAGAGTGAGCAGCCGGGCCTGGAATCCAAAATGACGCCCCAGCCCGAGTACATCCGCGAAGGATACCAGGGCGCCAACAAGCTCCGCGACAAGGTAGCCCTCATTACGGGCGGCGACTCCGGCATCGGGCGGGCCGTGGCCGTGCACTTTGCCCGCGAGGGTGCCCATGTTGCCATCGTATACACGCCGCGCGAGCAGGAAGACGCCGAGGAAGTGCTGCGCCTGGTGGAGGCCGAAGGCCGCCGCTGCGTGCTGCTCCCCGGCGACCTAAAGCAGCCCGCCTTCTGCGCCGAAGTGGTGCGCCGCACCGTGCAGGAGCTGGGTGGCCTCAATATCCTGGTCAACAATGCCGCCGAGCAGAACTGGCACGACTCCCTCACCGAAATCAAGGATGAAGAGCTGGATTCCATTTTCGAGCTCAACATCAAGTCGTTTTTCCGCATCACGCGGGCCGCGCTGGAGCACCTCAAAGAGGGCGACTCCATCATCAACACGTCGTCGGTGAATGCCTTTGCCGGCAACGAGCAACTGATCGACTACACGTCCACGAAGGGCGCCATTACGTCCTTCACCCGGGCGCTGGCGCTGCAGCTGGCGTCCAAAGGCATCCGCGTGAACTCCGTGGCGCCGGGCCCCATCTGGACGCCGTTCATTCCGTCGTCGGCGGGCGCGCTCAAAGTGGCTGTGTTCGGCCGCGACACGCCGATGGGCCGCGCCGGGCAGCCGTCGGAAGTGGCGCCGGCCTACGTGTTTCTGGCCTCGGAAGATGGCTCTTACTTTTCGGGCCAGACGCTGCACCCGAATGGGGGCCGCGTGGTGAATGCCTGA